From one Halosimplex rubrum genomic stretch:
- a CDS encoding Lrp/AsnC family transcriptional regulator codes for MSYRIDEIDERILYYLGRDARNTSAPQIAKEVDVTPATVRNRIRQLEEEGIVRGYHADIDYEATDGRVTTQFTCTAPVSDRSNIANEALGTHGVVSVRELLAGQENLVVTAVGADTDDINRIAQRLSGLGVTIEREDIVRDDVVQPYQSFAPDADQPRSAIRDFQSVVGGAEVVEFTVSESAEITDRTLEAANSDGLLPDEALVVSIERGEDRITPDGDTRIEAGDVVSIFSPEQFPERLVRTFEAAE; via the coding sequence ATGAGTTATCGGATCGACGAAATCGACGAGCGGATCTTGTACTATCTCGGGAGGGATGCTCGAAACACCTCGGCACCCCAGATCGCGAAAGAGGTGGACGTGACGCCGGCGACGGTCCGCAACCGGATCCGACAGCTCGAAGAGGAGGGGATCGTCCGCGGCTATCACGCAGACATCGACTACGAGGCGACCGACGGGAGGGTGACGACCCAGTTCACCTGTACGGCGCCGGTGAGCGACCGCTCCAATATCGCGAACGAGGCCCTCGGGACTCACGGGGTCGTGAGCGTCCGCGAACTTCTGGCGGGACAGGAGAATCTGGTCGTCACCGCGGTCGGCGCGGACACCGACGACATCAACCGCATCGCTCAGCGGCTCTCCGGGCTCGGGGTCACGATCGAGCGCGAGGACATCGTCCGTGACGACGTCGTCCAGCCCTACCAGTCGTTCGCGCCCGACGCGGACCAGCCGCGGTCGGCGATCCGGGACTTCCAGAGCGTCGTCGGTGGCGCCGAAGTGGTCGAGTTCACCGTCTCCGAGAGCGCCGAGATCACCGACCGGACGCTCGAAGCCGCGAACAGCGACGGCCTCCTCCCCGACGAAGCCCTCGTCGTCAGCATCGAACGCGGCGAGGACCGCATCACGCCCGACGGGGACACGCGGATCGAGGCCGGCGACGTCGTGTCGATCTTCTCCCCCGAGCAGTTCCCCGAACGGCTCGTTCGAACATTCGAGGCAGCCGAGTGA